A genomic stretch from Pirellulales bacterium includes:
- a CDS encoding UvrB/UvrC motif-containing protein, protein MKCQKCERPATFHITELEGGKHTELHLCEQHARQYLTQGEGEPGSAPTIAGALAQQLAVGQTAEELAQLDQRACPICGITFYEFRNQGRLGCPHDYVCFEKELEPLIANIHGETVHKGKKPKHGASGTQQRTELIRMRREMKEAIEKENYEKAKELRDQIKKIEATQE, encoded by the coding sequence ATGAAGTGCCAAAAGTGCGAACGTCCGGCGACGTTCCACATTACAGAACTCGAAGGCGGCAAGCACACCGAGCTGCACCTGTGCGAGCAGCATGCGCGCCAATATCTTACCCAAGGAGAAGGCGAGCCCGGCAGTGCTCCCACCATCGCGGGTGCATTGGCCCAGCAATTGGCCGTGGGCCAAACGGCAGAAGAGCTGGCCCAGCTCGATCAACGCGCGTGCCCGATCTGCGGCATCACGTTTTACGAATTCCGCAATCAAGGCCGCTTGGGTTGCCCGCACGATTACGTGTGCTTTGAAAAAGAGCTGGAACCGCTGATTGCCAATATCCACGGCGAAACGGTTCACAAAGGCAAAAAGCCGAAGCATGGTGCCTCCGGAACTCAGCAACGGACCGAATTGATCCGCATGCGCCGCGAAATGAAAGAGGCCATTGAGAAAGAAAACTACGAAAAAGCCAAAGAGCTGCGCGATCAAATTAAAAAGATTGAAGCTACGCAAGAGTAA
- a CDS encoding protein arginine kinase, with product MELNDLTNTTGEWLRGSGPQADIVMSTRIRLARNLAEFPFISRASDQDRADIEKLLRDRVLKIREQSGELLYVNVSDLDRLDRQFLVERQLISREHAEAKGARGVAIGSGEQISLMINEEDHLRIQCLHSGLDVQGAWDQIDRIDDLISEQVNYAFHPRLGYLTACPTNVGTGVRVSVLMHLPALVLTRQIDKVFRSLQKISLAVRGLYGEGSQAMGDFYQISNQQTLGRSEKELVDQVTDVVPAIIHYEREARDFLIKESQQTLHDQVSRAYGILRTAQTISSEETMHLLSKVRMGINLGLIADLPMLKLNELFIRTQPAHLQKISGVELNTADRNIERARFLRRYLNREEDGNGGKN from the coding sequence GTGGAACTTAACGACCTAACCAACACGACTGGCGAATGGCTCCGCGGCAGCGGCCCTCAGGCCGATATTGTGATGAGCACACGCATTCGCTTGGCCCGCAACCTGGCCGAGTTCCCGTTCATCAGTCGGGCGTCGGACCAGGATCGGGCCGACATCGAAAAGCTGCTGCGCGATCGGGTTTTAAAAATTCGGGAGCAATCGGGCGAGTTGCTCTATGTGAATGTCAGCGATTTGGACCGGCTCGATCGGCAATTCCTCGTCGAGCGGCAGTTGATCAGTCGCGAGCATGCCGAGGCCAAGGGTGCACGGGGCGTAGCGATTGGCTCGGGCGAGCAAATCAGCCTGATGATTAACGAGGAAGACCATTTGCGCATTCAATGCCTGCACAGCGGGCTCGATGTGCAAGGCGCGTGGGACCAAATCGATCGAATTGACGATTTAATTTCCGAGCAAGTCAATTACGCGTTCCACCCCAGACTAGGTTATCTGACGGCCTGCCCGACGAACGTCGGCACCGGCGTGCGAGTGAGCGTGCTGATGCACTTGCCGGCGCTGGTCCTCACGCGGCAAATCGACAAAGTATTCCGCAGCCTGCAAAAAATCAGCCTTGCTGTGCGGGGGTTGTACGGCGAAGGCTCGCAGGCAATGGGAGATTTTTATCAAATTTCTAATCAGCAAACGCTGGGGCGATCGGAAAAGGAATTGGTCGACCAAGTGACGGACGTCGTGCCTGCGATCATCCATTACGAGCGCGAGGCCCGCGATTTTTTGATCAAGGAAAGCCAGCAAACGCTGCACGACCAAGTAAGCCGCGCTTATGGTATTTTGCGGACCGCGCAAACCATTAGTTCTGAAGAAACCATGCATTTGCTTTCCAAAGTGCGGATGGGAATTAACTTGGGGCTGATTGCCGATTTGCCCATGCTCAAGTTGAACGAGTTATTTATCCGCACGCAGCCGGCCCATTTGCAAAAAATCAGCGGCGTGGAATTGAACACCGCCGACCGCAACATCGAACGGGCTCGTTTTCTTCGCCGCTATTTGAACCGCGAAGAAGACGGCAACGGCGGGAAGAATTGA
- a CDS encoding GNAT family N-acetyltransferase, giving the protein MSSEQHEICIVPAALEYVESFRECLDSVARERRWLMSLQAHPPAEAREFWEKIIAEDAPAFFALNGPQVVGWVDIKFFQLEGLRHRGALGMGIHSNYRGQGIGTRLMEAALAKARQRGLMRVDLTVYATNTAAIALYRKLGFIEEGRMVKGRYIDGRFDDVIHMGLIFSENLPQE; this is encoded by the coding sequence GTGTCATCCGAACAACACGAAATCTGCATTGTTCCGGCTGCGCTGGAATACGTTGAAAGTTTCCGGGAATGCCTGGATAGCGTGGCGCGAGAGCGACGTTGGCTGATGAGCTTACAGGCCCATCCACCGGCGGAAGCGCGGGAATTCTGGGAAAAGATTATCGCCGAAGATGCCCCAGCGTTTTTCGCGCTCAATGGGCCACAAGTGGTGGGCTGGGTCGATATCAAGTTCTTCCAGCTGGAAGGTCTTCGCCACCGGGGCGCCCTTGGAATGGGTATTCACAGCAATTACAGGGGCCAAGGCATAGGAACTCGGCTGATGGAAGCGGCTTTGGCCAAAGCCAGGCAGCGCGGGCTGATGCGTGTCGACCTGACCGTGTACGCAACCAACACGGCGGCGATTGCACTGTACCGTAAACTGGGATTCATCGAAGAAGGACGCATGGTCAAAGGCCGCTATATCGACGGCCGCTTCGACGACGTCATCCACATGGGATTAATTTTCTCCGAAAACCTGCCGCAAGAATGA
- the coaD gene encoding pantetheine-phosphate adenylyltransferase, with the protein MPINDSRVAVYTGSFDPITLGHINVIERASRLVDQLIVGIGINIEKQSLFTSEERQELVHRATKHLPNVEVRQFSGLAVHFVRECGARVMLRGVRSLTDIEAEFTMTLANRKLDSGIETVFLMADEQFSHVSSSLLKQIAPLATDEELARFVPREIIPDLRRLLPPQK; encoded by the coding sequence ATGCCCATCAACGATTCTCGCGTGGCCGTTTACACCGGTTCGTTCGATCCCATCACGCTGGGGCACATCAACGTCATCGAACGCGCCAGCCGCCTGGTCGACCAATTGATCGTTGGCATTGGTATTAACATCGAAAAGCAATCGCTGTTCACTTCCGAGGAACGACAGGAGTTAGTTCACCGGGCCACAAAGCATTTGCCCAATGTCGAAGTGCGGCAGTTTAGCGGGCTGGCCGTTCACTTTGTGCGCGAATGTGGGGCCCGGGTGATGCTTCGCGGCGTGCGATCGCTGACCGATATTGAGGCGGAATTCACGATGACTTTAGCTAACCGCAAGCTCGATTCGGGAATTGAAACCGTATTCCTGATGGCCGACGAGCAATTTTCGCACGTTTCCAGTTCGTTGCTCAAGCAAATTGCACCGCTGGCCACGGACGAGGAACTGGCCCGCTTCGTTCCACGGGAAATTATTCCCGACCTGCGCCGTCTCCTTCCGCCGCAAAAATAA
- a CDS encoding aminotransferase class V-fold PLP-dependent enzyme, giving the protein MTLSHDSRWLEFRRQMPIAGRWAYFDHAAVSPLPAPACEAVTHWLAEAAEQGGTAWPNWDRRLQQVRTHAAKMIGAEPEEIALLHNTTEGINLVAEGFPWQAGDNLVIPAEEFPTNQYAWMNLASRGVETRRVPMEDGVLDLNKLEAACDRRTRLIALSWVGFLSGWRTDLEAAADIAHRHAALLFVDAIQAFGGFPLDVRQANVDFFSAGGQKWMLGPEGVGLAYIRREHLPRLRPLGLGAHSVQHGNDYTRIELNLKDSAARYEGGGANSVGLIALGASLDLLDSLGLPAIGQRILEITDECCRRLQEIGADIISRRDKADHNSGIVTFELPGCDSLAVRRHSYARKVAIANRSGKLRISPHAYANEEDIDRLIEALREAQSLCTNAKNER; this is encoded by the coding sequence ATGACACTTTCGCACGATAGTCGCTGGTTGGAGTTTCGCCGCCAAATGCCGATTGCTGGCCGCTGGGCGTACTTCGATCATGCCGCTGTCTCGCCCCTTCCTGCGCCAGCCTGTGAGGCGGTCACGCATTGGCTGGCTGAAGCTGCCGAGCAGGGGGGAACCGCCTGGCCGAATTGGGACCGGCGGTTGCAACAAGTTCGGACTCATGCGGCAAAGATGATTGGGGCCGAACCGGAAGAAATCGCGCTGCTGCATAATACGACCGAGGGAATCAACCTTGTTGCTGAAGGTTTTCCGTGGCAAGCAGGAGATAACCTGGTTATTCCGGCCGAAGAATTTCCCACCAACCAATACGCGTGGATGAATTTGGCCAGCCGTGGCGTGGAAACGCGCCGCGTGCCGATGGAGGATGGCGTACTCGATCTGAACAAGCTCGAGGCTGCGTGTGACCGTCGAACTCGCTTGATCGCGCTCAGTTGGGTCGGTTTTTTAAGCGGTTGGCGGACCGATTTGGAAGCGGCGGCAGACATAGCACATCGGCACGCCGCGCTGCTGTTTGTCGACGCCATTCAAGCGTTTGGTGGTTTTCCTCTCGATGTGCGGCAAGCCAACGTCGATTTTTTTAGCGCCGGCGGACAAAAATGGATGCTTGGCCCTGAAGGGGTTGGACTGGCCTACATTCGGCGCGAACATCTCCCCCGCTTGCGGCCCTTAGGATTGGGAGCCCATAGCGTGCAACACGGGAACGATTACACGCGCATCGAATTGAATCTGAAAGATTCCGCTGCGCGCTACGAAGGGGGCGGAGCGAATTCGGTCGGCTTGATTGCGCTGGGAGCAAGCCTCGATTTATTGGACTCCCTGGGTTTGCCCGCCATTGGACAGAGAATCCTTGAAATTACCGACGAATGTTGCCGCCGCTTGCAAGAAATAGGCGCCGATATTATCAGCCGGCGCGACAAGGCCGACCACAATTCCGGCATCGTCACGTTCGAACTGCCCGGATGCGATTCGCTGGCCGTCCGGCGGCACAGTTATGCTCGGAAGGTGGCAATCGCCAATCGCTCGGGAAAACTGCGCATTAGCCCCCATGCCTATGCGAACGAAGAAGATATTGACCGCCTGATCGAAGCGCTGCGCGAAGCCCAATCTCTTTGCACCAATGCGAAGAATGAGCGATAA
- a CDS encoding Clp protease N-terminal domain-containing protein: MFRKDVTFGQFSEQAQVALELARLEAHQLQHEYIGTEHILLSLMKEPSGLAASVLKTFHVDAAMVQAEIEKLIQRGPKKVVLPQLPCTPRAKQALAYAVEEARFWNQKSIGPEHLLLGLLREAEGVAGQTLKNLGLVFDDVVREVVKARLAQMKAVERAVRPVRTTIAHKRKMREELLAHLTAIYDEEFARSKNSTIAIQEAQRRFGNPAELAEELDAAVPRNERIGYHCERWFGWRPPETVNRYLMRQARLTFFIIAAIGCFPVVAALWNHWSRSEWQTLQPLAAALLLTPAAQFAIGMLYFKMRDSLLGAFGKPKSRFKALVFDADIALAVVAIGFGYFAFANGDFTTAVSLLAPLCGAAFAVAGAYLLLARFRGPTEIRDTLWACLNLNDAHSAATPGSTGSGNSFEPA; this comes from the coding sequence ATGTTTCGCAAAGACGTAACCTTCGGTCAATTCAGCGAGCAAGCGCAAGTGGCATTGGAACTGGCCCGACTGGAAGCGCACCAACTGCAGCATGAATACATTGGCACCGAGCACATTTTACTCAGCCTGATGAAAGAGCCGTCGGGTCTGGCGGCCAGCGTGCTCAAAACTTTTCATGTCGACGCGGCGATGGTTCAGGCCGAGATCGAAAAACTCATCCAGCGCGGACCCAAAAAAGTAGTACTACCGCAACTTCCTTGCACGCCGCGAGCCAAGCAAGCCTTGGCATACGCTGTCGAAGAGGCGCGATTTTGGAATCAAAAATCCATCGGTCCGGAACATTTGCTTCTGGGACTGCTGCGCGAAGCCGAAGGTGTGGCGGGGCAGACGCTAAAGAATTTGGGCTTGGTTTTTGATGACGTGGTGCGGGAAGTCGTGAAAGCGCGACTGGCGCAAATGAAGGCTGTGGAACGGGCGGTTAGGCCGGTCCGAACCACCATCGCCCACAAACGAAAAATGCGCGAAGAATTGCTGGCCCATCTCACTGCCATTTACGACGAGGAATTTGCACGATCGAAAAATTCGACCATCGCCATACAGGAAGCCCAACGGCGTTTTGGCAACCCGGCGGAGTTGGCCGAAGAACTTGACGCCGCCGTGCCACGGAATGAACGCATCGGTTATCACTGCGAACGCTGGTTCGGCTGGCGGCCGCCGGAAACAGTAAACCGCTATTTGATGCGGCAGGCCCGACTCACGTTTTTCATCATCGCGGCCATCGGTTGTTTTCCCGTCGTTGCGGCTCTCTGGAATCATTGGAGCCGGAGCGAATGGCAAACCCTCCAGCCCCTTGCCGCCGCGCTCCTATTAACACCCGCCGCTCAATTTGCCATCGGCATGTTGTACTTCAAAATGCGTGATTCATTGCTGGGCGCTTTCGGCAAACCCAAATCGCGTTTCAAAGCGCTGGTGTTCGATGCCGATATTGCACTGGCCGTTGTGGCTATTGGATTCGGATATTTCGCCTTCGCCAACGGCGATTTTACGACGGCGGTTTCGTTGCTTGCTCCTCTGTGTGGGGCAGCGTTCGCCGTGGCCGGGGCCTACTTATTATTGGCGCGCTTCCGCGGACCGACCGAAATTCGCGATACGCTGTGGGCCTGCTTGAATTTGAACGACGCGCATTCGGCCGCGACGCCTGGTTCAACAGGATCGGGCAACTCGTTCGAGCCAGCCTGA
- a CDS encoding helix-turn-helix transcriptional regulator — protein sequence MSTIHGDKLRGHLEAMILAALERGEAHGLEILHRLEHAGCGLLKLKEGSLYPALYRLEASKQVEAVWETEPHGRRGARRRIYRLTVKGKRSLSQGRTEWQQFVQVLGGILGATA from the coding sequence ATGAGCACCATTCACGGCGATAAACTCCGCGGACACTTGGAAGCCATGATTCTCGCGGCACTGGAGCGCGGCGAGGCGCATGGGCTGGAAATACTGCATCGCCTGGAACATGCCGGCTGTGGATTGCTGAAGCTGAAGGAGGGTTCGCTTTATCCGGCGCTATACCGCCTGGAGGCTTCGAAGCAAGTCGAGGCAGTGTGGGAAACGGAACCGCATGGCCGGCGCGGAGCACGGCGGCGGATTTATCGCTTGACGGTCAAAGGGAAACGCTCATTAAGCCAGGGCCGTACCGAGTGGCAACAATTTGTGCAGGTTTTGGGCGGCATTTTGGGAGCAACGGCTTAG
- the cobA gene encoding uroporphyrinogen-III C-methyltransferase, protein MAKQRQSSPPPIASPQHRSLAHGQTSGKVYLVGAGPGDAGLISWRGVQCLCQADAVLYDYLVNPVILRHAPKAAQMICLGRHRKAEGRTQTAESSDARESGTERIWPQSEINLQLVKLAQAGKRVVRLKGGDPAVFGRLLEEVTALEAAGVEYEIVPGITAAMAAGSYAGIWITQRDAASAVALITGHEGDSDHAPPLNYAALAAFPGTLVFYMGVTTAREWTAALIGAGKSPETPAAIVRRCSWPDQTTIRCTLGKVVEQLEAARMRPPMVIIVGSVASPNLSSLAVEGPAAGPEQQANSWFTRRPLFGQRILLTRPIDRTEALWQPLTELGADCLVQPAIEISPPDDWQHVDSALDRLCDFDWLVFSSVNGVQFLFERLLATGRDLRHLAGIKLAAIGPGTAEELAQYHLRVDGQPADVYRAEALAELLAKDARGKKYLLARASRGREVLAETLQAAGAQVEQIVVYRSTDVAPPDPDIAAALKAGRIDWVTVTSSAIARSLAKMFGEDLRNTKLVSISPVTSAALSELGFRPAAEAQQYTMEGVVAAILRPALLTDLQVCHVRTV, encoded by the coding sequence ATGGCAAAACAACGACAATCGTCCCCGCCACCGATTGCCTCGCCGCAGCACCGGTCGCTAGCTCATGGCCAAACTTCGGGAAAAGTGTACTTGGTCGGCGCCGGACCCGGCGATGCTGGCTTAATTTCCTGGCGGGGCGTTCAATGCTTGTGCCAAGCGGACGCAGTGTTGTACGACTATTTGGTGAACCCGGTAATTTTACGGCACGCGCCCAAAGCGGCCCAAATGATTTGCTTAGGCCGCCATAGGAAGGCAGAAGGCAGAACGCAGACAGCAGAAAGCAGCGATGCGCGGGAAAGCGGGACGGAACGCATTTGGCCGCAATCAGAAATCAATTTGCAATTGGTGAAACTTGCCCAGGCAGGCAAACGTGTGGTGCGACTGAAAGGGGGTGATCCGGCCGTGTTTGGCCGGTTGCTGGAGGAAGTCACGGCGCTGGAAGCCGCCGGCGTTGAATACGAAATTGTACCGGGCATCACCGCCGCAATGGCCGCCGGAAGCTACGCAGGCATTTGGATCACGCAGCGCGATGCTGCCTCGGCTGTGGCACTGATCACCGGACACGAAGGAGATTCCGACCACGCTCCGCCGCTCAATTATGCCGCCCTGGCGGCATTTCCAGGGACCTTGGTCTTTTACATGGGCGTGACTACCGCCCGCGAGTGGACGGCAGCTTTAATTGGCGCCGGCAAATCACCGGAAACGCCGGCCGCCATTGTCCGGCGCTGCTCGTGGCCCGATCAAACCACCATCCGCTGCACGTTGGGAAAGGTCGTTGAGCAATTGGAAGCGGCTCGCATGCGGCCGCCGATGGTAATCATCGTGGGCAGCGTGGCAAGTCCGAATCTCTCATCTCTTGCAGTAGAGGGGCCGGCAGCGGGGCCAGAACAGCAAGCAAACTCCTGGTTCACTCGCCGACCGTTGTTCGGCCAACGCATTTTGCTGACGCGCCCCATCGATCGCACCGAAGCCTTGTGGCAGCCGCTTACCGAACTAGGCGCCGATTGTCTCGTTCAACCTGCGATCGAAATTTCGCCTCCTGACGATTGGCAGCACGTCGATTCGGCTTTGGACCGGCTGTGCGATTTCGACTGGCTGGTTTTTTCCAGCGTCAACGGCGTGCAGTTTCTGTTCGAGCGTCTGCTGGCCACCGGGCGCGATTTACGACACCTGGCCGGGATAAAACTGGCCGCTATCGGCCCCGGCACGGCAGAAGAGCTGGCCCAATATCACTTGCGCGTCGATGGGCAGCCAGCCGACGTCTATCGGGCAGAAGCCCTGGCAGAGCTGTTGGCGAAAGATGCCCGTGGTAAAAAATATCTGCTGGCCCGCGCTAGCCGAGGTCGCGAAGTGTTAGCGGAAACTTTGCAAGCAGCCGGCGCCCAGGTGGAACAAATCGTAGTTTACCGAAGCACGGATGTCGCCCCGCCCGATCCGGACATTGCTGCCGCGTTGAAGGCTGGCCGCATCGATTGGGTCACGGTCACCAGTTCGGCTATCGCCCGGTCGCTGGCCAAAATGTTCGGCGAAGACTTGCGCAACACGAAGCTTGTTAGCATCAGCCCGGTCACTTCCGCCGCCCTGAGTGAACTTGGATTCCGACCCGCCGCCGAAGCGCAGCAGTACACCATGGAGGGCGTGGTGGCTGCTATATTAAGGCCAGCGCTTCTGACAGATCTACAAGTCTGCCATGTCCGGACCGTGTAA